The segment GCAATCTGAGGTGCGTCTACTGCCGACCCACGTCGGGCGCCGAAGGCGCCGACCTGCTGTCGCGCGACGAGATCGTCCGCTTCGTGCGCCTGGCCGTGGGCTGCGGCATCGAGAAGGTGCGGGTGACGGGCGGCGAGCCGCTAGTGCGCGGCGACCTCGTGCCCATCGTCCGCGACCTCGCCGCCATTCCTGGCCTTCTCGACCTGGGCCTCACGACGAATGCCACGCTGCTGGCCCCGCTCGCCCGCCCACTGCGCGAGGCGGGGCTCCGCCGTGTGAACATCGGCCTCTCTGCCCTCACGCCCACCGTCTACCGGCAGATCACCCGCGGCGGCGAGGTGCGCGACGCCCTGGCCGGGCTGCGCGCCGCGCTCGACGCAGGCTTCGAGCCCGTCAAGGTCAACGTGGTGTTGATGCGCGGCGTCAACGACGGCGAGATCGCCGCCATCGCGGGGCTGACGCGCGAGGACCCCCTCGAGGTGCGGTTCGTGGAGTACATGCCATTCGGCGCGGGGGCCGACGCGGGCCACCACCACGTCGTCCCCGCGGCCGAGGTGCTGGCCCGCTTGCGCGAGCTGGGCGAGTTGGCGCCATTGCCGGGCCAGCGCGGGCCGGCGGCGGCGCGCGGCTTCCGCATCGCGGGCCACCGGGGCTCCGTGGGCGTCATCGCGCCCCACTCCGAGCCCTTTTGCCACGCCTGCAACCGCGTGCGGCTCACGGCCGATGGCCGACTGCGCGCCTGCCTCATCGAGGGGGGGGAGCGGGACATCCTGCCGCTCATCCGGCGGGGGCTCGACCGGCCCACGCTGGAGCGCCTGCTGGCCGAGGCGGCGGCCGCCAAGCCGGCCGCTCACAAGGGCTCATTTCGCGGGGAAATGCACAGGATCGGCGGCTGACCTCAGGCGGTCTGCACCCAGCTCGCCTTGCGGATGAGGCAACGCAGCATGTCGGCCCGCGGCCCGAAGGCGTCCAGACTCGCCAGCGCCTGCTCGGCCAGTTCGCTCGCGCGCGCCTCGGCGCCCTCCACGCCGTAGAAGGCCAGGGCCGTGGGCTTCGCGCCGTCCAGCCCCGTGGGCTTGCCCGCGCGCTCCACGCCGCCGAGCACATCCGCCGTGTCATCGAGAATCTGGTAGGAGAGG is part of the Planctomycetota bacterium genome and harbors:
- the moaA gene encoding GTP 3',8-cyclase MoaA; the protein is MPETPNPALRYLRISVTSRCNLRCVYCRPTSGAEGADLLSRDEIVRFVRLAVGCGIEKVRVTGGEPLVRGDLVPIVRDLAAIPGLLDLGLTTNATLLAPLARPLREAGLRRVNIGLSALTPTVYRQITRGGEVRDALAGLRAALDAGFEPVKVNVVLMRGVNDGEIAAIAGLTREDPLEVRFVEYMPFGAGADAGHHHVVPAAEVLARLRELGELAPLPGQRGPAAARGFRIAGHRGSVGVIAPHSEPFCHACNRVRLTADGRLRACLIEGGERDILPLIRRGLDRPTLERLLAEAAAAKPAAHKGSFRGEMHRIGG